One genomic segment of uncultured Desulfobacter sp. includes these proteins:
- a CDS encoding Trm112 family protein, producing MAVSKELLEILVCPKCKGPVELTETEDGLVCNTCGLKYEIRDDIPIMLIDEAIPVKK from the coding sequence ATGGCTGTATCAAAAGAACTGCTTGAAATTCTTGTCTGTCCCAAATGCAAAGGTCCGGTGGAACTGACCGAGACAGAGGACGGCTTGGTTTGCAACACCTGTGGCCTTAAATACGAAATCAGGGATGATATCCCCATTATGCTCATTGACGAGGCGATTCCCGTTAAAAAATGA
- a CDS encoding DUF4416 family protein, with translation MSTPKAPAPAKLVMSVFMKDKTVLKSVFPRLEAVGGPVDMISPWLDFDFTDYYYREMGEPLFRRLIAFKPLMEQDALASIKLDTNRIEAECLDQDNRTINIDPGYLLSSRFILATGKEYSHRIYIGQKIYADLTLMYTKNGFKTLEWTYPDYASDAVLKFLTQVRQKYLADLKAIKG, from the coding sequence ATGAGTACACCGAAAGCACCGGCACCGGCCAAACTTGTGATGTCGGTTTTTATGAAAGACAAGACGGTCCTGAAATCGGTCTTCCCACGCCTTGAAGCTGTGGGCGGTCCCGTGGACATGATCTCCCCCTGGCTGGATTTTGATTTTACGGATTATTATTACAGGGAAATGGGGGAACCGTTGTTTCGCAGGCTTATTGCATTCAAACCGCTGATGGAACAGGATGCCCTTGCTTCGATCAAACTTGATACCAACAGGATTGAAGCGGAGTGCCTGGACCAGGACAACAGAACCATCAACATTGACCCGGGCTATCTTTTGTCTTCCCGGTTTATCCTGGCCACGGGAAAGGAGTATTCCCACAGGATTTACATCGGACAGAAAATTTATGCTGACCTGACATTAATGTACACCAAAAACGGCTTTAAAACCCTGGAGTGGACTTACCCGGATTATGCCTCCGATGCTGTGCTCAAATTCCTAACGCAGGTGAGGCAGAAATATCTTGCGGATCTTAAGGCCATAAAAGGATAA
- a CDS encoding YicC/YloC family endoribonuclease gives MIKSMTAFAKVSHSLDTLTVDMTVRAYNSRFLDFSIYLPETCQPFEEEIKKIMGQFHARGRIEIRASLEDQSRDQDLFEVDSIKAKAYYKALKTVQDTLSLSGDIALETVLGAKQVIVAAKPEVNLELLRSALCDTARNAAQALDQMRKREGENLYQDLTRRISDIEQRMAGVEEQAKTIPEVYKARLKERLAVLTAEDGDCLDPVRLAQETALLADKSDVSEEIVRVHSHIKMFREVMDENESQGRKLNFLIQEFNREFNTIGSKAGNAILSHAVVDLKSELEKIREQVQNIE, from the coding sequence ATGATAAAAAGCATGACCGCTTTTGCCAAAGTGTCGCACAGCCTGGATACCCTGACTGTGGACATGACTGTTCGCGCTTATAATTCCCGTTTTCTTGATTTTTCGATTTATCTGCCCGAAACCTGTCAGCCCTTTGAGGAGGAGATTAAAAAGATCATGGGGCAGTTCCATGCCCGGGGCAGAATAGAGATCCGGGCAAGCCTGGAGGATCAGTCCAGGGACCAGGATCTGTTTGAGGTGGATAGTATCAAGGCTAAAGCCTATTATAAAGCATTGAAAACGGTTCAGGATACCCTTTCCCTTTCCGGTGATATTGCCCTGGAAACCGTGCTCGGGGCTAAGCAGGTCATTGTGGCTGCAAAACCTGAAGTTAATCTGGAGCTTCTCCGTTCCGCGCTGTGTGACACGGCCCGTAACGCGGCTCAGGCGCTTGACCAAATGCGAAAGCGTGAGGGGGAAAATCTGTACCAGGATTTAACCCGTCGTATTTCAGACATTGAACAGCGTATGGCAGGCGTTGAAGAACAGGCTAAAACCATACCGGAAGTTTACAAGGCCCGGCTTAAGGAACGCCTGGCCGTGCTGACTGCCGAGGACGGGGATTGTCTTGATCCGGTTCGTCTGGCCCAGGAAACCGCGCTGCTTGCGGACAAAAGTGATGTATCCGAGGAGATTGTCCGGGTGCACAGTCATATTAAAATGTTCCGGGAAGTCATGGATGAAAATGAGTCCCAGGGCAGAAAACTCAATTTTTTGATCCAGGAGTTTAACCGGGAATTTAACACTATTGGTTCCAAGGCCGGTAATGCAATCCTGTCTCATGCTGTGGTCGACCTGAAATCCGAGCTGGAAAAGATCCGGGAGCAGGTGCAGAATATCGAATAG
- a CDS encoding DUF370 domain-containing protein has product MEKPLLGVGFGNTVVADRVVAILTPISSPMKRIKDQAKEDRRLIDVTHGRKTRAIIVTDSNHVILSAIQADTISARFEALIQNPGAPQEEE; this is encoded by the coding sequence ATGGAAAAGCCACTTTTGGGCGTTGGTTTTGGCAATACTGTGGTGGCAGACCGGGTGGTGGCGATTTTAACCCCGATCTCGTCGCCCATGAAGCGGATCAAGGATCAAGCCAAGGAGGACCGGCGCCTTATTGACGTGACCCATGGCAGAAAAACCAGAGCCATCATTGTGACAGACTCCAACCACGTGATTCTGTCCGCGATTCAGGCGGATACCATTTCCGCACGCTTTGAGGCCTTGATCCAAAACCCCGGGGCACCCCAGGAGGAGGAATAG
- the gmk gene encoding guanylate kinase: MAAKLFIVSAPSGAGKTTLIREFLKRFDNLVYSISHTTRSPRQGEVHGKDYFFTDKAQFMEMVESGQMLEWAQVHGNCYGTSRFFVQEQLAAGQSVLLDIDVQGGRQIMDFDLDSVSIFIMPPSLEVLEQRLRGRGTDTEEVIRTRLENAKGEIAQKSFYTHVLVNDVLDEAVAEFITIVEQETAN; this comes from the coding sequence ATGGCGGCAAAACTTTTCATTGTTTCAGCACCCTCAGGTGCCGGCAAGACAACACTTATCAGAGAATTTTTGAAGCGGTTTGACAACCTGGTATATTCCATTTCCCACACCACCCGCAGCCCTCGACAGGGTGAGGTTCACGGAAAAGATTATTTTTTTACGGATAAGGCACAGTTCATGGAAATGGTGGAATCCGGCCAGATGCTGGAATGGGCACAAGTCCACGGCAATTGTTACGGTACCTCCAGATTTTTTGTTCAAGAACAGCTTGCCGCAGGCCAAAGTGTTCTATTGGATATTGATGTCCAGGGGGGGCGTCAGATTATGGATTTTGACTTGGATTCCGTTTCCATATTCATCATGCCCCCGTCTTTAGAGGTCCTTGAACAGCGGCTGCGGGGCAGGGGAACCGATACCGAAGAGGTGATTCGCACGCGTTTGGAAAATGCAAAAGGAGAAATTGCCCAGAAATCCTTTTATACCCATGTGTTGGTCAATGATGTTCTGGATGAGGCGGTTGCCGAATTCATTACTATTGTTGAACAGGAGACTGCTAACTGA
- the rlmB gene encoding 23S rRNA (guanosine(2251)-2'-O)-methyltransferase RlmB, which produces MAGKPGSRGRKRNPRGHERKSEIRNSGDKEILYGYHSVFEALKAGRRKFESIMVYENRSDKRVQAVADLAGEKQVTVQTLAGEELDRLAGFGRHQGIAARVSPFPVQSVSALFKQIETRTDPFFILILESIEDPQNTGALIRTALCADVNYIVMPKDRCALPSAGVSRSSAGAMEHAPIFLATNLSVLIRDLKKYGAWVSGLDAGADKGLFEADLTGNLALVVGGEHTGLRPGIRKACDFILSIPMETHITSLNASVAGGIAMFEARRQRLGLNS; this is translated from the coding sequence ATGGCCGGCAAACCAGGATCCCGGGGTCGGAAACGCAACCCCAGGGGTCATGAACGAAAAAGTGAAATTCGAAATTCCGGGGATAAAGAGATTCTTTACGGATACCACTCGGTATTTGAAGCTCTGAAAGCCGGTCGCCGTAAATTTGAATCCATCATGGTGTATGAGAATCGGTCTGATAAACGTGTGCAGGCCGTGGCAGATCTGGCCGGAGAGAAACAAGTGACGGTGCAAACCCTTGCCGGTGAGGAGCTGGATCGACTGGCCGGTTTTGGCCGTCACCAGGGCATTGCCGCCAGGGTGTCGCCCTTTCCGGTCCAATCCGTCTCTGCGTTGTTTAAACAGATTGAAACCCGGACAGATCCGTTTTTTATTCTGATTCTTGAAAGCATTGAAGATCCCCAGAATACCGGTGCGTTGATCCGCACCGCGCTGTGTGCCGACGTTAATTATATTGTGATGCCAAAAGACCGGTGTGCCCTGCCGTCTGCCGGGGTCTCCCGCAGTTCAGCCGGGGCCATGGAACATGCCCCCATATTTTTAGCCACCAACCTGTCGGTTTTGATCCGTGACCTTAAAAAATATGGTGCCTGGGTGTCCGGTCTGGATGCCGGTGCAGATAAAGGCCTTTTTGAGGCAGACCTTACCGGTAACCTGGCCCTTGTGGTGGGGGGGGAGCACACCGGGCTGCGGCCCGGGATAAGAAAAGCTTGTGATTTTATCCTGTCCATTCCCATGGAAACCCATATTACGTCGCTGAATGCGTCTGTGGCAGGCGGTATCGCCATGTTTGAGGCCCGGCGTCAACGCCTGGGTCTCAATTCCTGA
- a CDS encoding ComF family protein — MIKKLAKVTLAGFGALVFPNKCLGCGKYIKKPTDNSLSLCFCHTCLGQALPVFDHPFCPACGRCFESGSDHLCGACHETPMVMQGVRAAFMYKDVIQKALGLFKYQSKLSLARPFERHLFQAFATHYDMDGFHLILPIPLHGSKAKKRGFNQSYFLVRNFPRLYKETHDRPAPWRIDIGGLARVRATVSQTGLDHKARKKNLTQAFACPKPARIKGKNILLVDDVFTTGATCDAAAQTLLDAGAAGVSALVLARA; from the coding sequence ATGATAAAAAAACTGGCCAAAGTGACCTTGGCCGGGTTTGGCGCATTGGTATTTCCGAACAAATGCCTGGGATGCGGTAAATATATTAAAAAGCCCACGGATAACTCGTTAAGCCTCTGCTTCTGCCACACGTGCCTGGGACAGGCCCTACCGGTATTTGATCACCCGTTTTGTCCTGCCTGCGGCCGTTGTTTTGAATCCGGATCTGATCACCTGTGTGGCGCCTGCCATGAAACTCCCATGGTAATGCAGGGTGTCAGGGCGGCATTTATGTACAAAGATGTGATACAAAAGGCCCTGGGGTTATTCAAATATCAATCAAAGCTCAGTTTAGCGCGGCCTTTTGAACGTCATCTGTTCCAGGCCTTTGCCACCCATTATGACATGGATGGTTTTCATCTGATTCTGCCCATTCCCCTCCATGGATCAAAGGCTAAAAAGCGCGGATTCAACCAGTCCTATTTTCTTGTCCGAAATTTTCCCCGGCTGTACAAGGAGACCCATGACCGACCGGCACCATGGCGCATTGACATCGGCGGCCTTGCCCGGGTCCGGGCAACGGTCAGCCAGACCGGCTTGGACCATAAGGCACGCAAAAAGAATCTGACCCAGGCCTTTGCCTGCCCTAAGCCTGCCCGTATCAAAGGTAAAAATATTCTTTTAGTGGATGATGTGTTTACCACAGGGGCCACCTGCGATGCTGCGGCCCAGACCCTTTTGGATGCAGGGGCAGCCGGTGTGTCGGCTTTGGTTTTGGCCCGGGCTTAA
- a CDS encoding DUF2254 domain-containing protein: MFERLRFLYNRIGEKLWVKPLVTCVLSIMIVFLIKQVDYYEIDQFVPEVNKNSIEMLLSIIASSMLAIATFAVGSMVSAYNSASSNATPRSFPLVISDDESQNALSTFIGTFIFSVIALMVLKNGYYGKSARFMIFALTLIVLGVVIVTFVRWVDSIARLGRLGRIINKVEKATDDALQRRRLAPTLGGVPAGQLKPVGQAVYGNSIGYIQRIDMADLQGTAENLQLQIMVDALPGTFVAPGRALAYVTTDSGTLSEKDIDQIVKTFLICEDRTFDEDPQFGLVVLSEIAIRALSPAVNDPGTAIDVIGTLVRLFTHWGKTVEDDDSRDFKYDRVMVPEISLWDMFDDAFNAIARDGAGTIEVVVRLQKAFQALALIGDPKIREVAMFQARLALARAELSLDLPEDLDIARKAAKLVGTF, translated from the coding sequence ATGTTTGAACGATTGAGATTTCTTTATAACCGTATCGGCGAAAAACTTTGGGTTAAGCCACTTGTCACCTGCGTGCTCTCAATAATGATTGTGTTTCTGATAAAGCAAGTGGACTATTACGAAATCGATCAGTTTGTTCCCGAGGTTAATAAAAACTCGATAGAGATGTTGCTGTCCATTATTGCCTCAAGTATGCTGGCAATTGCCACCTTTGCTGTCGGATCAATGGTTTCGGCCTATAATTCAGCCAGCAGCAATGCAACGCCGCGCTCTTTTCCGCTGGTCATTTCGGATGACGAATCCCAAAATGCACTTTCTACCTTTATCGGCACATTTATTTTCAGCGTCATCGCACTTATGGTTTTAAAAAATGGATATTACGGCAAATCAGCTCGTTTTATGATATTTGCTTTGACATTAATTGTTCTTGGTGTGGTTATTGTTACCTTTGTTCGCTGGGTTGACAGTATTGCCCGTCTTGGGCGTCTCGGCAGGATCATTAATAAGGTGGAGAAAGCAACAGATGATGCTTTGCAGCGAAGACGATTAGCACCCACCCTGGGTGGTGTTCCTGCGGGGCAGCTTAAACCTGTGGGACAGGCCGTTTATGGAAATTCGATCGGATATATCCAGCGTATAGATATGGCTGACTTACAGGGTACTGCAGAAAACTTGCAGCTGCAGATTATGGTGGATGCTTTGCCCGGAACCTTCGTAGCACCAGGCAGGGCTCTTGCTTATGTGACCACAGATTCGGGAACCCTGTCAGAAAAAGACATTGATCAGATAGTGAAAACATTTTTGATCTGTGAGGACAGGACTTTTGATGAAGATCCTCAATTTGGCCTCGTCGTTCTCTCGGAAATTGCCATTCGAGCGTTGTCGCCCGCCGTCAATGATCCCGGTACCGCAATCGATGTTATCGGGACGCTTGTACGGCTTTTTACGCATTGGGGTAAAACCGTTGAAGATGATGACAGTCGAGACTTTAAATATGATCGGGTAATGGTGCCGGAAATATCATTATGGGACATGTTTGATGATGCCTTCAACGCCATTGCCCGTGACGGGGCTGGCACCATTGAAGTCGTGGTGAGATTACAAAAGGCCTTTCAGGCCCTGGCATTAATCGGAGACCCCAAAATTCGGGAGGTGGCAATGTTTCAGGCCCGCTTGGCACTTGCCAGGGCTGAGTTATCACTGGATCTCCCAGAAGATCTCGATATTGCAAGGAAAGCAGCCAAACTTGTCGGGACCTTTTGA